The Podospora bellae-mahoneyi strain CBS 112042 chromosome 7, whole genome shotgun sequence genome includes a window with the following:
- a CDS encoding hypothetical protein (EggNog:ENOG502IM9J; COG:S), whose amino-acid sequence MSTDPTGPPDDPVDDELDHFVQCQNLADKDSIQGKTHEQTCYADIKRRQRTSPRHHWHYCMLPCLKGTKWGNTGKGQIFNLPNVKAAKEYVKHPVLGRRLGYMAGLLVRGLSKHKNNPDVGKIIGRNTRGDWRDNPGIHVGRFWACATLFNHVLNEKRVEAPGNARMAFQIILGKYLGNAKDRNTERLLNDPANHIDTEDEDDLEDPSFNMTIDDDSDDHYGFRSDDDDDNNDDDAGAEPGVSVVGGGVENDVEPGGNVGGGTDAGEAEEEEDISLELTQVDGAGDSPGGGPTSAKRPRRGRDRSGRGQKRRRGS is encoded by the coding sequence ATGTCCACAGATCCAACCGGCCCCCCCGACGACCCCGTCGATGATGAGCTCGACCACTTCGTCCAATGCCAAAACCTCGCCGACAAGGACTCCATCCAAGGAAAAACCCACGAGCAAACCTGCTACGCCGACATCaaaagaaggcaaagaaCCAGCCCTCGGCACCACTGGCACTACTGCATGCTCCCCTGCCTAAAGGGCACCAAATGGGGCAACACAGGCAAGGGCCAAAtcttcaacctcccaaaCGTCAAAGCCGCAAAGGAATACGTCAAACACCCCGTCCTCGGCAGGCGCCTGGGCTACATGGCCGGATTGCTCGTAAGGGGCTTGTcaaaacacaaaaacaaccccgacGTGGGCAAGATAATCGGGAGGAACACCAGAGGGGACTGGCGGGACAACCCGGGCATACACGTCGGCCGGTTCTGGGCCTGCGCCACGCTCTTCAACCACGTGCTGAatgagaagagggtggaggcgCCGGGCAACGCAAGGATGGCCTTTCAGATAATCTTGGGGAAGTACTTGGGAAACGCAAAGGACAGAAATACGGAGAGGCTGCTGAACGATCCTGCAAACCACATCGACacggaggatgaggatgacctTGAGGATCCCTCCTTCAACATGACCATCGATGACGACTCCGATGATCACTACGGCTTTCGAtcggacgacgatgatgataacaatgatgatgatgccggTGCCGAGCCGGGCGTTTCtgtggttggcggtggtgtggaGAACGACGTGGAACCGGGCGGCAATGTCGGTGGAGGGACAGATGCTggggaagcggaggaggaagaagacatCAGTCTCGAACTGACCCAGGTCGACGGTGCGGGGGACTCACCAGGTGGCGGACCTACGTCGGCGAAgcggccaagaaggggaagggacaGGTCTGGGAGGGGtcagaaaaggaggagagggagctaG
- the AKR1 gene encoding palmitoyltransferase akr1 (EggNog:ENOG503NVTK; COG:S) — MAQRPDASATPSANGAPAQPPSKSDTATPKLNNEVELGNLPGDEEPAQSDIMQMARTGDIAGMEKLFETGDYDATYTDGEGITPLHWAAINNQYAMCKFLIGRGAEINRKGGESVATPLQWAAQRCHYYTVHLLLQHGADPLISDAQGYNTLHISTFNGNLLLIVLLLHQGIPVDVEDAYGHTGLMWSAYKGYPACVDVFLRWGASVHAKDEQGFTALHWALVKGSAGCVQKLLEYGADRFAKTTTGKTPSITAKELNTAGAWHKALHECGYDEDANAIIPSWPGSSYLLQDRRGFTTKFFFLWPFVLVWATLHIFAGMPVYAGIPIGLIVAYSIQWVGQQVIAYAPPDMRSFEKTPWMTGIFAASLFWVGLNWLFTVFPTTAFGEDGTYLLNFLFAVTLGLTGFFYVRSMVDDPGFVPKMNGIAEQRAVIDELISQWKYDEAHFCVTCMIRTPLRSKHCRRCQRCVAKHDHHCPWVYNCVGINNHRHFFMYLINLTLAIIIYDFLTYRYFNIVSPDASEECNLLAPSICKVVNADAYTMLTAIWASLQLVWVSMLLSVQLIQLARAMTTYENMFGVHHTSATSLASAFTSTGAPLDPTQQPPSGSAAGEGGHGHKHGHRHGGILKTMSRLLGVDIFMRTARGKGAATNPANKRKSRNPYNRGCVTNCKDFWCDPAPLFGKRETGAAMLGGQPVNYTEMYESPAVMDALRGRAGRSGGYEAVAGDEV; from the exons ATGGCGCAACGTCCCGACGCATCAGCGACCCCTTCGGCGAACGGCGCGCCCGCCCAACCTCCATCCAAGTCGGACACGGCCACCCCAAAGCTCAACAATGAGGTCGAGTTGGGCAACCTCCCCGGCGACGAGGAGCCAGCCCAGAGTGACATTATGCAGATGGCAAGGACGGGCGACATTGCCGGCATGGAGAAGCTGTTCGAGACGGGCGACTACGATGCGACTTACACCGACGGCGAGGGGATAACGCCATTACAT TGGGcggccatcaacaaccagtaTGCCATGTGCAAGTTCCTGATCGGCCGTGGCGCCGAGATCAACCGAAAAGGAGGCGAGAGTGTGGCCACACCATTACAATGGGCTGCTCAGCGGTGTCATTACTACACCGTCCACCTGCTGCTCCAACACGGCGCCGACCCCTTGATCTCCGATGCTCAGGGATACAACACATTACACATCAGCACTTTTAACGGGAACCTTCTTCTGATTGTCCTGTTATTACACCAGGGCATACCGGTGGATGTGGAAGATGCCTACGGCCACACCGGTCTTATGTGGTCTGCTTACAAGGGCTATCCGGCTTGCGTCGACGTCTTTCTACGATGGGGCGCCAGCGTTCACGCCAAGGACGAGCAAGGCTTTACGGCTCTGCACTGGGCACTCGTAAAGGGAAGCGCTGGGTGTGTTCAGAAGCTCCTCGAGTACGGCGCCGATCGGTTCGCCAAGACCACGACGGGCAAGACACCTTCCATCACAGCTAAGGAGCTGAACACGGCAGGCGCATGGCACAAGGCCCTCCACGAGTGCGGCTACGATGAGGACGCCAATGCGATAATACCGAGCTGGCCGGGATCGAGCTACCTTTTGCAGGATAGGAGGGGGTTCACGACCAAGTTCTTCTTCCTGTGGCCCTTCGTCCTGGTCTGGGCGACTTTGCACATCTTTGCTGGGATGCCGGTCTACGCGGGCATTCCCATCGGGCTCATTGTGGCTTATTCGATCCAGTGGGTTGGCCAACAGGTTATCGCCTATGCGCCACCTGATATGAGGTCGTTTGAGAAGACG CCCTGGATGACCGGTATTTTTGCCGCTTCGCTCTTCTGGGTAGGGCTCAACTGGCTGTTTACTGTCTTTCCCACCACAGCATTTGGCGAAGATGGGACCTACCTGCTCAACTTCCTTTTCGCCGTGACCCTTGGCTTGACTGGGTTTTTCTACGTCAGGTCCATGGTCGACGATCCCGGATTCGTACCAAAGATGAACGGTATTGCGGAGCAGAGAGCGGTCATTGATGAGCTGATCAGCCAGTGGAAGTACGACGAGGCCCATTTCTGTGTTACTTGCATGATTCGGACTCCGTTGCGCAGCAAGCACTGCCGTAGGTGCCAGCGCTGTGTTGCCAAACACGACCATCACTGCCCGTGGGTCTACAACTGCGTcggcatcaacaaccaccgccacTTCTTCATGTACCTCATCAACCTGACCCTCGCCATTATCATCTACGACTTTCTCACCTACCGTTACTTCAACATTGTGTCACCCGATGCCTCGGAAGAATGCAACCTTCTCGCCCCTTCCATCTGCAAGGTCGTCAACGCCGACGCTTACACGATGCTGACGGCCATCTGGGCATCGCTCCAGCTTGTCTGGGTGTCCATGCTTCTGTCTGTCCAGCTGATTCAGCTCGCCCGCGCCATGACGACCTACGAGAACATGTTTGGCGTCCACCACACTTCTGCCACCTCGTTGGCATCCGCTTTCACCTCGACTGGCGCCCCACTGGATCCGACACAGCAACCTCCCTCCGGATCCGCCGCCGGCGAAGGTGGCCACGGCCACAAGCATGGCCACAGACATGGCGGCATCCTCAAGACAATGAGCCGACTCCTCGGAGTTGACATTTTTATGCGAACAGCCCGCGGCAAGGGAGctgccaccaacccagccaacaaGCGAAAAAGCAGAAACCCTTACAACCGCGGCTGCGTCACCAACTGCAAGGACTTTTGGTGTGACCCTGCGCCGTTGTTCGGCAAGAGGGAGACGGGCGCCGCAATGCTCGGTGGACAACCGGTGAACTACACGGAGATGTATGAGAGTCCGGCTGTGATGGATGCgctgagagggagggctGGCAGATCAGGCGGTTATGAAGCCGTTGCTGGGGATGAAGTATGA
- a CDS encoding hypothetical protein (EggNog:ENOG503P1HJ; COG:S), whose protein sequence is MNNRNVYHPYDPAGDGDETDGFVTAYREWEESAHRHNVISQDFAKQFQQLWQKCHELETECLEQKKTVKLWQQEGRKMERELNYYKSAAENACFAFVIIDGDGAVFDEELIALGEEGGKKAAHELHKHLREYMQEECELHNLDNIFVHVVLNAQGLSSALVQSGTLPTGDYAAVTKFGRGFCRAQPLFSFTDVGGGKEQADHKVRKLFEMMEKNIQCKFLALAGCHDNGYATFLESYRNNPKIRLLETTPAAADFRNCHFDRFSIPTVFRSEAVPSKPGSSRPVTNKLATVTTQAMMNSPSPKPPSPALTTAFRPKPAEATSNGGNSYAAIGKAAPSQTFSIVSSKKKNTQQAFILFNRDDERVDAPLPKADPLVVKRMEEQAKAIGANFCNRYHLSPNGTGCKAGDNCSYYHSETKLSKQEILALKHKTRKIVCNNGSICDDFSCNLGHHCQSPVGCYFGSECRFSKFHGMDITPTLRVFEDGTREVISN, encoded by the exons ATGAACAACCGCAACGTCTATCACCCCTATGATCCGGCGGGCGACGGGGATGAGACAGATGGCTTTGTTACTGCCTACCGAGAGTGGGAAGAGTCCGCTCATCGCCATAACGTTATAAGCCAGGACTTCGCCAAACAGTTCCAGCAGCTGTGGCAAAAGTGCCACGAGCTCGAAACAGAATGCCtggagcaaaagaaaacagtCAAGCTCTGGCAGCAGGAGGGTCGGAAGATGGAGCGTGAACTCAACTATTACAAGTCTGCTGCT GAAAATGCTTGCTTTGCCTTTGTTATTATTGATGGTGACGGCGCCGTCTTTGACGAAGAGTTAATTGCCcttggcgaggaaggcggtAAAAAGGCTGCCCATGAGCTACACAAGCACCTTAGGGAATATATGCAAGAGGAATGCGAACTGCACAACCTTGACAATATATTTGTTCACGTCGTCCTTAACGCCCAAGGCCTTTCCAGCGCTCTCGTTCAGTCGGGCACCCTGCCAACCGGCGACTACGCCGCCGTGACCAAGTTTGGCCGTGGCTTCTGTCGCGCCCagcccctcttctccttcactgatgttggcggtggcAAGGAGCAGGCCGACCACAAAGTTCGCAAGCTATTCGAAATGATGGAGAAGAACATCCAATGCAAGTTCCTTGCTCTGGCCGGCTGCCACGATAACGGATACGCTACCTTCTTGGAGTCGTACCGCAATAATCCCAAGATTCGCCTTCTCGAGACCACCCCGGCCGCGGCTGACTTTCGGAACTGTCACTTTGATCGTTTCTCTATTCCAACTGTCTTCCGCTCCGAAGCTGTCCCCAGCAAGCCCGGCTCATCCAGGCCTGTCACCAACAAGCTGGCTACCGTCACCACCCAGGCTATGATGAATTCTCCCAGTCCTaagcctccttctcccgccTTGACGACCGCCTTCAGGCCCAAGCCTGCCGAGGCCACCAGCAATGGAGGCAACAGTTATGCGGCTATTGGCAAGGCGGCTCCTAGTCAGACGTTCAGCATTGTGTccagcaagaagaaaaataCTCAACAGGCTTTTATACTGTTTAATAGGGATGACGAGCGTGTCGATGCCCCTCTTCCCAAGGCCGACCCCCTGGTCGTTAAGAGAATGGAGGAGCAAGCCAAGGCAATCGGGGCCAACTTTTGTAACAGATACCACCTCTCGCCGAATGGCACGGGTTGTAAAGCTGGCGACAACTGCAGTTACTACCACTCCGAGACCAAGCTCAGCAAGCAGGAGATATTGGCCCTGAAGCACAAGACCAGGAAAATTGTCTGTAATAACGGTAGCATCTGCGACGACTTTTCTTGCAACCTAGGGCACCATTGCCAAAGCCCGGTCGGTTGTTACTTTGGCTCCGAGTGCCGATTCTCCAAATTCCACGGCATGGACATT ACTCCGACCCTTAGGGTCTTTGAGGACGGCACAAGAGAGGTCATCTCTAACTAA
- a CDS encoding hypothetical protein (EggNog:ENOG503NUGF; COG:Q) yields the protein MRSSIITSALLLFGAVQADPGAKKNTGGPIDASILAHTGEPAGKEIKIANNLTVYISPPPPKSPRTKPRSQSAILLLTDVFGLNLLQNKLLADSFARAGYLTLVPDLFAGSPAPSDINDPASANFSIPAFLAAHQPPVTDPIIASAISHLRGSLNISSIAAAGYCFGGRYALRVVNPSPGGADVAFAAHPSLLTDEEISGVEKPVSVAAADRDELLTAARRAEVEGLLLGAGGRYQVGVYGGTPHGFAVRANYSVESERFGKEGAFLQAVGWFDEFLVGRG from the exons ATGCGttcctccatcatcacgaGCGCCCTGCTCCTCTTTGGCGCCGTCCAAGCCGACCCCGGAGCCAAGAAGAACACCGGCGGTCCCATCGACGCCTCCATCCTCGCTCACACCGGCGAGCCAGCAGGCAAAGAGATCAAGATCGCCAACAACC TAACAGTCTACatctccccgcccccccccaaatccccccGCACCAAACCCCGGTCCCAatccgccatcctcctcctcaccgacgTCTtcggcctcaacctcctccaaaacaaGCTGCTAGCCGACTCCTTCGCCCGGGCAGGCTACCTCACCCTCGTCCCAGACCTTTTTGCTGGCTCCCCCGCCCCGTCGGACATCAACGACCCCGCCTCCGCCAACTTTTCCATCCCGGCGTTTTTAgcagctcaccaaccccccgtCACAGACCCTATCATCGCctccgccatctcccacctccGCGGCAGCCTCAACATCTCGAGCATCGCCGCGGCGGGCTACTGCTTTGGGGGGCGGTACGCACTCAGGGTTGTCAACCCTTCCCCGGGGGGGGCAGACGTAGCCTTTGCCGCGCACCCGAGTCTGCTGACTGATGAGGAGATCAGCGGGGTGGAAAAGCCGGTCAGTGTCGCGGCGGCGGATAGGGATGAGCTGCTTActgcggcgaggagggccgaggtggaggggttgcttCTGGGGGCCGGGGGGAGGTATCAGGTTGGTGTTTATGGGGGGACGCCGCATGGGTTTGCGGTGAGGGCGAACTATAGTGTGGAGAGTGAGAGgtttgggaaggagggggcgTTTTTGCAGGCGGTGGGGTGGTTTGATGAGTttttggtggggagggggtga
- a CDS encoding hypothetical protein (EggNog:ENOG503NYUS; COG:I; CAZy:GT32), with the protein MKWRPARLSSPLSPLLPTTPLTSPTLSVPSKLRNRIPSQMRRTFPAYILIVTLLILLFKAEVFPSQPAPVGSSSSAITRRSHLQKPLGSSSSSHHHAPQQAGDFPKKIWQTWKVDPYNFAKRDKNTARTWTSKNPGYRYEVLTDHNDLLYVESKYGSGPGGLDRPDIVEFYKTVTAQIIKADLLRYMIMYADGGIYADIDVEALKPAERFIPTRYNVTDIDMVIGVEIDQPEFKKHEILGGKCMSFCQWTFMCRPGLPVMLKLIENIMSWLEELAKQQNVSSVGEVELAFDEVISGTGPSAFTGAILEDMNSKRKGKGGQKITWDNTFHNLDESKLVERVLVLDVEKFAAGQGHSNSGNHDARGALVKHHYHASNWPSKHPRFKHPAYGEVERCNWDAECVRKWDEDVAQWDGLSEKQKKKILDRKQKEYEQEMERLKKEKEQAEALERLGRAERERKKREEEERLRKKERMEEVYRKAVEEDKKKKNQQLLLEAAGLGHKELTPPGPGFVAPAPLPGPGVFPPAL; encoded by the coding sequence ATGAAGTGGAGGCCAGCCAGGTTGAGCTCGCCGCTCTCACCACTcctgccaacaacccccttgACCTCTCCGACTCTGAGCGTTCCCTCCAAACTCCGAAACCGGATTCCCTCgcagatgaggaggacctTCCCGGCCtacatcctcatcgtcacccttctcatcctcctcttcaaagCCGAAGTCTTTCCCTCCCAGCCAGCACCAgtcggctcctcctcctccgccatcacGAGGAGAAGCCACCTTCAGAAACCCCtcgggagcagcagctcctctcaccaccacgcACCGCAACAAGCCGGCGACTTCCCCAAGAAGATCTGGCAAACCTGGAAGGTCGACCCGTACAACTTTGCCAAGCGGGACAAGAACACGGCCCGGACGTGGACGAGCAAGAACCCGGGGTACCGCTACGAGGTGCTCACCGACCACAACGACCTCCTCTATGTCGAGTCCAAGTACGGGTCCGGGCCCGGCGGTCTCGACCGTCCAGACATTGTCGAGTTTTACAAGACGGTCACGGCGCAGATCATCAAGGCGGACTTGCTGAGGTATATGATTATGTATGCCGACGGGGGGATTTATGCGGATATTGATGTCGAGGCGCTGAAGCCGGCCGAGCGGTTTATTCCCACGAGGTATAATGTCACCGATATCGACATGGTGATTGGGGTGGAGATTGACCAGCCCGAGTTCAAAAAGCATGAGATTCTGGGGGGGAAGTGCATGTCGTTTTGTCAGTGGACGTTTATGTGCAGACCTGGGTTGCCGGTGATGCTGAAGCTGATTGAGAACATCATGAGctggttggaggagctggctaAGCAGCAGAATGTGAGTAgtgttggggaggtggagttgGCGTTTGATGAGGTGATCAGCGGGACGGGACCGTCGGCGTTCACGGGGGCGATTTTGGAGGATATGAATTccaagaggaaggggaagggcgggCAGAAGATTACGTGGGACAATACTTTTCATAATTTGGACGAGTCgaagctggtggagagggtgttggtgctGGATGTGGAAAAGTTTGCGGCTGGTCAGGGGCATTCGAACAGTGGGAATCACGACGCGAGGGGGGCGCTGGTGAAGCATCATTATCATGCGAGCAACTGGCCGAGCAAGCACCCTAGGTTCAAGCACCCGGCgtatggggaggtggagaggtgtaATTGGGACGCCGAGTGTGTGAGGAAgtgggatgaggatgtcgCCCAGTGGGATGGCCTCTcggagaagcagaagaagaagattttGGACCGGAAGCAGAAGGAGTATGagcaggagatggagaggttgaaaaaggaaaaggaacaGGCCGAGGCGCTAGAGAGGCTGGGAcgggcggagagggagaggaagaagcgtgaggaggaggagaggctcaggaagaaggagaggatggaggaggtttatcggaaggcggtggaggaagacaagaagaagaagaatcaaCAGCTCTTGCTGGAGGCTGCTGGGCTAGGACATAAGGAGTTGACGCCGCCTGGGCCTGGGTTTGTTGCTCCGGCTCCATTACCTGGACCTGGTGTGTTTCCGCCTGCATTATGA